The Herbiconiux sp. SALV-R1 nucleotide sequence GCAGGGTGGCATCGACATCCTCGTCAACAACGCCGGCGTCGGCTTCTTGACCCCCACGATCGAGGCCGAATTCGAGCACTGGGACTGGGTGCTCGGCATCAACCTCACCGGCGTCTTCAACGGCGTGAAGACCTTCGTCCCTCGGATGCTCGCCTCCGGCCGTGAGGGCCATGTCGTGTCCACGGCCTCAGTAGGCGGCCTGCTGGGCACTCCAGGAGGCTTGTACGTGGCAGCGAAATTCGGGGTGGTGGGCCTGATGGAGGCCCTCCGCAACGAGCTCCACGGAACGAGGATCGGGGTGTCGGTGCTCGCGCCGGGAATCGTGCGCACGAACATCGCCGACGGCCCGAGGCCGCCCGGTGAGGTCGCGAGCGAGTCGCCGGGCGGAGCCTCGCTCGACGACCTCTACGTCGCTCCGATGGAACCTGACGACGTGGGTCGCGCGGTGGTCGCAGGGATCCTGAATGACGACCTCTACATCCTCACCCACGGCGAGCACCGTCCGTTCCTCGCGGAGCGGTTCGAGGCCATCCTCGCGTCGCTGCCGCCTGAACCCGCCGAAGACCGGCGCAGCGCGGTCGAGAGGATCGTGCTCGCCAGCCCGATCTACGCGGAGGCCAAGGCGCGCCGGGAGGGCCGATGACCCGGCCGGCAGGCACCGGAGAGCTCGCGGGAACGGTCAGTCTGATCACGGGCGCCGGAGCGGGCATCGGGCGGGCGGCAGCACTGCTGTTCGCCGAAGAGGGCGCGTCGGTGGTCATCGCCGATCGCGACGCCGACGCGGCGGAGGCGGTCGCGAACGAGATCGCGGCCGCAGGTGGAACGGCGATCGGCCTCCGGGTCGACGTGACCGACGAGGCCAGCGTGCGTGAGGTAGTGGGCGCCACCGTCGCACGATTCGGGCGGCTCGACTCCGCGTTCAACAATGCCGGCATCGCTCCCCCGGGGAGCGGGGTCGAGCAGATCGACACCGCCGACTGGGATCTCGTGCAGGGCGTCAATCTGCGCGGGGTGTGGCTGTGCCTGAAGTACGAGCTCGAGCAGATGATTCCTCGCGGCCGCGGGTCGATCGTGAACAACGCCTCCGTGGCGGGCGTCGTGGGTGCCCCGGGCTCGGCCGGGTACTCGGCGGCCAAGCACGGGGTGATCGGTCTGAGTCGCACGGCGGCGGCCGAACACGGCCGCCACGGGGTGCGCGTCAACGCCATCGCACCCGGACTCACGGGCACCGAGATGGTGCGCCGGCTGATGGCCGACGGTGTCATCGATGCGGCGACGGCGGCGTCGAGGATGCCACTCGGCCGGATCGCCGAGCCCCGCGAGATCGCGGAAGCCGCTCTGTGGCTTGCCTCATCGCGGTCGAGTTTCGTCACGGGGAGCGTGCTCGCCGTCGACGGGGGCGAGACTGCACTCTGAAACAGCCGGCTGCGGCCGGCAGGAACCGAAC carries:
- a CDS encoding SDR family oxidoreductase, which encodes MTALGGRSAFVTGGDSGIGLGIARALVAEGARVALCGLTDDSVRAAVAELSRSGVARGFVLDVRDREAFESVARELDESQGGIDILVNNAGVGFLTPTIEAEFEHWDWVLGINLTGVFNGVKTFVPRMLASGREGHVVSTASVGGLLGTPGGLYVAAKFGVVGLMEALRNELHGTRIGVSVLAPGIVRTNIADGPRPPGEVASESPGGASLDDLYVAPMEPDDVGRAVVAGILNDDLYILTHGEHRPFLAERFEAILASLPPEPAEDRRSAVERIVLASPIYAEAKARREGR
- a CDS encoding SDR family NAD(P)-dependent oxidoreductase — its product is MTRPAGTGELAGTVSLITGAGAGIGRAAALLFAEEGASVVIADRDADAAEAVANEIAAAGGTAIGLRVDVTDEASVREVVGATVARFGRLDSAFNNAGIAPPGSGVEQIDTADWDLVQGVNLRGVWLCLKYELEQMIPRGRGSIVNNASVAGVVGAPGSAGYSAAKHGVIGLSRTAAAEHGRHGVRVNAIAPGLTGTEMVRRLMADGVIDAATAASRMPLGRIAEPREIAEAALWLASSRSSFVTGSVLAVDGGETAL